In Anomalospiza imberbis isolate Cuckoo-Finch-1a 21T00152 chromosome 10, ASM3175350v1, whole genome shotgun sequence, the following proteins share a genomic window:
- the P2RY1 gene encoding P2Y purinoceptor 1, producing MTEVLLSAALNGTEPNLLSSSGWSAGNVTTKCSLTKTGFQFYYLPTVYILVFITGFLGNSVAIWMFVFHMRPWSGISVYMFNLALADFLYVLTLPALIFYYFNKTDWIFGDVMCKLQRFIFHVNLYGSILFLTCISVHRYTGVVHPLKSLGRLKKKNAVYISSLVWVLVVAVISPILFYSGTGIRKNKTTTCYDTTADDYLRSYFIYSMCTTVLMFCIPFIVILGCYGLIVKALIYKDLDNSPLRRKSIYLVIIVLTVFAVSYLPFHVMKTLNLRARVDFQTPDMCAFNDKVYATYQVTRGLASLNSCVDPILYFLAGDTFRRRLSRATRKSSRRSEHNVQSKSEDMTLNILSEYKQNGDTSL from the coding sequence ATGACCGAAGtccttctctctgctgctctgaacGGAACTGAACCCAACCTGTTATCCAGCAGTGGCTGGTCTGCGGGAAACGTCACCACCAAGTGCTCCCTGACCAAAACCGGCTTCCAGTTCTATTACCTGCCCACTGTCTACATTCTGGTCTTCATCACTGGGTTTTTGGGCAACAGCGTGGCTATCTGGATGTTTGTCTTCCACATGAGGCCTTGGAGCGGCATCTCGGTTTACATGTTCAACTTGGCACTAGCCGATTTCTTGTATGTTTTGACTCTGCCCGCCCTCATCTTTTACTACTTCAACAAAACAGACTGGATCTTCGGAGATGTCATGTGCAAGCTGCAGAGGTTCATCTTCCACGTGAACCTGTACGGCAGTATCCTGTTTCTGACCTGCATAAGCGTGCACAGGTACACGGGAGTGGTGCACCCCTTGAAGTCGCTGGGGAGGCTGAAGAAGAAGAATGCGGTGTACATCAGCAGCCTGGTCTGGGTCCTTGTGGTGGCCGTGATTTCTCCAATACTCTTCTACTCGGGAACCgggataaggaaaaataaaaccacaacgTGCTACGACACAACGGCCGATGATTACCTGAGAAGTTACTTCATCTATAGCATGTGCACCACCGTGCTGATGTTCTGCATCCCCTTCATAGTGATTCTTGGTTGCTATGGGCTCATCGTGAAAGCTTTGATTTACAAGGATTTGGACAATTCTCCTCTCAGGAGAAAATCCATTTACCTGGTCATTATTGTGTTGACGGTCTTTGCAGTGTCTTACCTTCCCTTCCACGTGATGAAGACCTTAAATCTAAGGGCCAGGGTGGATTTTCAAACCCCAGATATGTGTGCCTTCAACGATAAGGTTTATGCCACTTACCAAGTGACGAGGGGCCTGGCCAGCCTCAACAGCTGCGTTGACCCCATCCTTTACTTCCTGGCAGGTGACACCTTCCGAAGGCGGCTTTCCAGGGCCACCAGGAAATCATCCAGAAGGAGCGAACACAATGTGCAGTCCAAAAGCGAGGACATGACTCTCAATATTTTATCAGAATATAAACAGAACGGAGATACCAGTTTGTGA